Proteins encoded by one window of Rutidosis leptorrhynchoides isolate AG116_Rl617_1_P2 chromosome 7, CSIRO_AGI_Rlap_v1, whole genome shotgun sequence:
- the LOC139857879 gene encoding casein kinase 1-like protein HD16 — MPQLRSGVRNGRQLIPTEKIEKKTINRGRKIKAVITTPKEEKEEEKVAENNINISKNIKKEMNDKYDSVGPIPSPSPPDDDKGLGLEDETAPLPERVQVGGSPSYKIERKLGKGGFGQVYVGRRINAPVPHERTGSNAIEVALKLEHRSSKGCNYGPPYEWQVYNTLGGSHGVPRVHYKGRQGDYYIMVMDMLGPSLWDVWNNNSHSMSIEMVACIAIEAISILEKIHSKGYIHGDVKPENFLLGSPGTSDEKKLFLVDLGLATKYRDTSSGGHVDYDQRPDVFRGTVRYASVHAHLGRTGSRRDDMESLAYTLIFLLRGRLPWQGFQGENKGFLVCKKKMATSPESLCCFCPAPFRHFVEYVVNLKFDEEPNYAKCISLFDGIVGPNPDIRPINTYGAQKLIGHKRGRLTMEGEDDEQPTKKIRMGMPATQWISVYNARRPMKQRYHYNVSEVRLGQHIQKGNEDGLYISSVASCSNLWALIMDAGTGFTSQVYQVSPLFLHKEWIMEQWEKSYYISAIAGANNGSSLVVMSKGTPFLQQSYKVSESFPFKWINKKWKEGFHVTAMATAGSRWAIVMSRGAGFSDQVVELDFLYPSEGIHRRWDAGFRITATAATSDQAAFVLSVPRRKPADETQETLRTSAFPSTHVKEKWARNLYIASMCYGRTVS, encoded by the exons ATGCCGCAACTGCGTAGCGGAGTACGCAACGGTAGACAACTGATTCCTACTGAAAAGATCGAAAAGAAAACAATAAATAGAGGAAGGAAAATTAAGgctgtaataacaacgccaaaagaagaaaaggaagaagaaaaagttgcggaaaataatattaatattagtaaaaatattaagaAGGAAATGAATGATAAATATGACAGCGTAGGTCCAATTCCGAGCCCTAGCCCGCCCGATGATGATAAGGGTTTGGGTCTTGAAGATGAAACTGCTCCACTTCCAGAAAgg GTCCAGGTTGGTGGGTCCCCATCATATAAGATTGAGAGAAAACTTGGGAAGGGGGGATTCGGGCAAGTATATGTTGGTCGTCGTATTAATGCACCGGTTCCTCATGAAAGAACTGGTTCTAATGCTATAGAG GTTGCGTTGAAGCTTGAACATAGAAGCAGCAAAGGATGTAACTATGGACCACCATATGAGTGGCAAGTTTACAA CACGCTCGGTGGAAGTCATGGTGTGCCACGTGTACATTATAAGGGTAGGCAAGGTGACTACTACATTATG GTCATGGATATGCTTGGACCTAGTTTATGGGATGTTTGGAATAACAACTCTCACTC GATGTCAATTGAAATGGTTGCGTGTATTGCTATTGAAGCCATCTCCATATTAGAGAAGATCCACTCTAAAGG GTACATACATGGTGATGTTAAACCTGAGAATTTTCTGCTTGGTTCTCCAGGAACATCAGATGAGAAGAAACTGTTTCTTGTTGATCTTGGTTTAG CAACTAAGTACCGGGATACTTCATCCGGAGGCCATGTTGACTACGACCAACGACCAGATGTTTTTAG GGGAACTGTTCGTTATGCAAGTGTACATGCTCATCTTGGAAGAACGGGAAGCCGTAGGGATGATATGGAATCACTTGCTTATACACTTATATTTCTTCTTCGTGGTCGCCTACCTTGGCAAGGATTTCAG GGTGAAAATAAAGGGTTCCTTGTATGCAAGAAGAAGATGGCAACATCTCCAGAATCACTTTGCTGCTTTTGTCCTGCACCTTTTAGGCATTTTGTTGAATATGTTGTTAATTTGAAGTTTGATGAGGAACCTAATTATGCAAAATGTATCTCACTTTTTGATGGAATAGTCGGACCAAATCCGGATATTAGACCAATTAACACCTATGGTGCTCAGAAG CTTATTGGACACAAACGAGGAAGATTAACAATGGAGGGTGAAGATGATGAACAGCCAACGAAGAAGATTCGTATGGGAATGCCTGCAACTCAGTGGATAAGTGTCTATAATGCTCGTCGCCCAATGAAGCAGAG ATATCACTATAATGTGTCAGAGGTCAGACTTGGTCAACATATCCAAAAAGGAAACGAAGATGGGTTATACATCAGCAGTGTAGCTTCATGCTCAAACCTTTGGGCTCTTATCATGGATGCAGGCACTGGGTTCACTTCACAAGTGTACCAAGTTTCTCCACTATTTCTTCACAAG GAATGGATAATGGAACAGTGGGAGAAGAGTTACTACATCAGTGCAATTGCAGGTGCTAACAATGGAAGCTCACTAGTTGTAATGTCAAAGG GTACCCCATTTCTACAGCAATCATATAAAGTCAGTGAATCGTTTCCATTTAAGTGGATAAATAAAAAGTGGAAAGAAGGCTTTCATGTAACTGCTATGGCAACTGCAGGAAGTAGATGGGCAATTGTTATGTCTCGTGGTGCTGGATTCTCCGACCAG GTGGTGGAATTGGACTTTTTGTATCCAAGTGAAGGTATACATAGAAGATGGGATGCTGGGTTTAGGATAACCGCAACCGCAGCCACATCGGACCAAGCTGCTTTTGTTCTTAGTGTGCCAAGACGAAAACCTGCAGACGAGACACAGGAAACCTTGCGCACATCTGCATTTCCTAGCACTCATGTTAAG GAAAAATGGGCTAGGAATCTCTATATTGCTTCGATGTGTTATGGGCGAACGGTCTCATAA